The DNA region GCATAAGGTTGCGAAGCTTGACGAGGCCGTTGTACGTGGTCATAAGCCATAAACCTAAAACTGCAGCTGCCGCCAGTAGAAACATCATCATTGTTAATCCCCCTCCTGTAGATTTGATCCATGCAAATTATACCTTTTTTATAGCAGCCCTGTGGTATTATTTACCAGTATTCCGTATATTTCTCAAAGGGTGGATGTTATGACACTTCGTACGGCCAGGTTGATCAACAGCATCTCAAAGGTATTCACAGCGGCAGCGGCCGCCGCACTTATCATCTTTTTTATCGCTTATCTGAAGGGAAGCATCGAGTTCAAGTATATCTCACTACCGATGATGGCTTCGTTAATTGGTGTTACATGGTGGGGAACGTCAAAAGCGGCGATCATGGCTTTTGAGAAAGAGGGCAATGAAGAAGGAGAACGATAATGCTTATAAGGCTTGAAGATCCTGCCGGACAGCTAAGGACAACAAAAGTAGGATTCAGCTGGACGGTTTTCTTTTTCGGGTTCTGTGTGCCGATATTCAGGGGCGACGCGAAGTGGGCCGTTATAATGTTTGCTGCAAGCGTGCTGACTTTGTGGCTGGCAAATCTGATATTCTGCTTCACATATAACGGGACATACATAAGGGATCTCCTCAGCAAAGGCTACCGCCCTGCCGATGAAGAGTCCCGGAGCATTCTGGTCGCTAAGGGATTTATTTCAGGCTGATACTGTCAGAGGCGGGAGCTTCCTCAACGTATGGCGATCTCTGCAAGTGCGTTTACTGCACGGCAGATGTCATCGGCAGTATTGAAATGACCCGGGGAGATCCTGAGCGCTCCTTCCGGAAAGGTACCTAAAGTTCTGTGTGCAAGAGGTGCACAGTGAAGGCCCGGCCTTGTCTCTATGCCGTATATGTCTGAAAGGTCGCGCGCTATCCTGGCGTTGTCCATTTCCTTCAAATTGACGGAATATACAGGGAGCCTTGGGTCATCAGACGAGGGCCCGATTATTTTGAGGCCGTTGATGCCCTTCAGTCCCTCTTCAAGCATTTTCCCAAGATGTTCCTCATTTTTTCGGATATTGTCCATTCCCTCTTTTTCGATCCATTCAAGAGCGGCCAGCAAACCTGCAATGCCCGGGACGTTTGGCGTCCCTGCCTCAAATTTGTCAGGCATCTGTGAAGGCTGGTACTCTTCGTGAGAGAGGCTGCCAGTCCCGCCTTCGATAAGGGGCGAACATCTCTTTGCAAATTCAGGATCCCAGACTATACCTCCTGTGCCCTGGGGGCCGAAAAGCCCCTTGTGTCCGGTGAAGCATACAGCCGCTGCCCCGAGCTCCTTGGCGCTTATCTTGACAATTCCGCCTGTCTGGGCACAATCTAGTACGAGTGGAACACCTGATCCCCTGCATACTTCGGCAATGTCCGCGATGTTCTGGAGGGACCCGCTTACGTTGCTGCAGTGGTTGATTATTGCAATATCCGCTCCCTGGGAGAAAGCTTTCTTCAGGGTCGCTGGGTCGAGATATCCCTTCATACTGCACTGGATGATCTCGAGCCCTGTTCCATCTCTTTCCGCTCTCCGCAAAGGCCTCAGTACCGAATTGTGCTCCATTGAGGAAGTGACAGCTTTCATGCCGGGTCTGATGAAACCCTTTATGATGATGTTCATCGATTCTGTTACGTTTGATGTGAGGGTAACGAACCTGGGGTCACACTTTTCATACCCGCCAAAGAGTTCGGCAAGCTTTTGCCTGCAGGTAAAAATATAGTCCAGGCTCTGCATGTCCCTCATGGAGGCCGAGCCTCTTGCTACATTTGCGCCGCGGTTTACAATGAAATCATAGATAGCATCGGGCACAGACTGAGGTTTTGGCCACGTGGTGGCGGCATTGTTAAGATATATAGACATGATCAGCCTATAACTGTCGGTTTGGATGTCCCTAAAACTGCTTCTGTTATCTCAAACATGTTGGAAATAACGCCTACCCTTATATCATCGGTGATGCCAAAATGTTTTGTGCATGTCCCGCATACCAGGATCAGGGTTCCCCGGTCCCTCAGTTCTGAAAGATGGTCAAAAAATGATGACCCCTCTGCAGCCATTTTTACCGCGCTGTTCATCAGCGCTACTGCAGTGGGAGGCCTTTCGCTCTTGACCAATGTCCCAAGGAACGATTTCATCAGAACTTCGCCAAGTCCTTCAGAGTCTGCTCCGATCTTATCGGATGTAAGAATAATGCCCCATGACTTTTTATTCTCAGTGTTTGCCGGAGTGCTTTTTGAGCATATTTTTGCTTCGAGAACGATAGATTCTTCACCGTACTCCTTTTTTACCGAAAAACCGCTG from Synergistaceae bacterium DZ-S4 includes:
- a CDS encoding aminotransferase class V-fold PLP-dependent enzyme translates to MSIYLNNAATTWPKPQSVPDAIYDFIVNRGANVARGSASMRDMQSLDYIFTCRQKLAELFGGYEKCDPRFVTLTSNVTESMNIIIKGFIRPGMKAVTSSMEHNSVLRPLRRAERDGTGLEIIQCSMKGYLDPATLKKAFSQGADIAIINHCSNVSGSLQNIADIAEVCRGSGVPLVLDCAQTGGIVKISAKELGAAAVCFTGHKGLFGPQGTGGIVWDPEFAKRCSPLIEGGTGSLSHEEYQPSQMPDKFEAGTPNVPGIAGLLAALEWIEKEGMDNIRKNEEHLGKMLEEGLKGINGLKIIGPSSDDPRLPVYSVNLKEMDNARIARDLSDIYGIETRPGLHCAPLAHRTLGTFPEGALRISPGHFNTADDICRAVNALAEIAIR
- the yedF gene encoding sulfurtransferase-like selenium metabolism protein YedF, coding for MEIVDARGMDCPKPVILTKESVEKGCRDFVVWVDNEVAASNVARFLENSGFSVKKEYGEESIVLEAKICSKSTPANTENKKSWGIILTSDKIGADSEGLGEVLMKSFLGTLVKSERPPTAVALMNSAVKMAAEGSSFFDHLSELRDRGTLILVCGTCTKHFGITDDIRVGVISNMFEITEAVLGTSKPTVIG